The Sulfoacidibacillus ferrooxidans nucleotide sequence GTAACCATAGCAAACCATGCTTGCATGATCCTGAATATGATATAATGAACGCGCTTCATGTGGGGATGGCAAACGTGGATGGCGGGAGATGGGCAGGGTGGGTATAGATCTCGACAATCTAAGCCGAAATGAAGGCCTGAAATATGAGGAAGTACAAACCTTCGCTGAACACATGATCTCTCATCAAGTGCTCAATGATGCATCAGTGCTTCCCACCTTGTCGCAGCTACAGTTATTGCTTGGTGCGACAGTTTTAGGGGAATCTACTATTGGATTAACAGTTCAGAAGAGACTTCTAACAGCGATGATTATGATGTACCATGGTCTTTGCATGCATGACTCTATAAAAGAGGGTAAGCCAGCTAACGAAAAACGTCGTCAACTAGCTATCTTAGGCGGCGATTACCTTAGTAGCTTATTTTATCGTTTATTAGCAGATGCGGGACTTCTTGAAATGGTGAAAATCTTTGCAAAGGCAATCATTCAAATTAATGAAGCTAAAATGTCATTGCACAGCGCCGTATTAAATGGCACTTATAATGAAATGGATTATCATAGAGACTTATCAGTCATACATGGCGCTCTCTTACACGCATTATGTGATGCTTATGCACCTTTTGAACGCATACGTCTTATGATTGATTTAGCCATATCGGCAAGTATTTATGACAAGGAACTTAGTCGAGCATCTTTTGCTGGAGAAAAGACATTAACAAACATTATACTTGCTCAGTCTGCAACAGAAGATGAGCGTATCTTTATTGATACTCAATTACGCAGTGAAGTTGGAGACAAGCGGTTATCTTCGCTACACTCTAAATACGGAACGATGAAACGTGTATTCCACGGGTTTCGCGGTGTAATGACTCAGCTAGAAGACGTTGCTATCGATCTGATGGGGATAGATGGATGGTCACGATTAGAAAAGTTTTTTACCCACGCAAACAATGGAGCTGATCACGCTCCATCAGTGGAAGGAGGTTGATAGGAAATGGCTGATAATCATTCTCACGTACGTTCTGAATTTGTGCATGATGTGTTTTCTCAAATTGCTGGGCGCTATGATGTAATGAATTCTATACTTAGTTTTAATCAGCATAAGCTTTGGAGAAAATTTACCATGCGCAAGATGAACGTGCGCAAGGGAGCAAAATGTTTGGATCTGGCGACAGGCACGGCAGATTGGGCTATTTCTTTAGCTGATACCACTGGTAAAGAGGGACATATTGTAGGACTTGATTTTTGTCAAGAAATGCTTGATGTTGGTGAAACGAAAGTGAAACGACGGGGATTGACGGATCGCATTGAGCTTATTCGTGGCAATGCTATGGATATTCCTTATCAGGATAGTATGTTTGATTATGTAACAATTGGTTTTGGGCTAAGAAATATGCCTGATATTCCACGGGTTATCGGTGAAATGAAACGTGTCGTTAAACCAGGTGGATTAGTGGTATGTCTTGAACTTTCCAAACCGACTTGGCCACCTTTTCGAGCTCTTTATTATTTTTATTTTTACCGTATTCTACCCTTTGTGGGTCGCCTAGCGGTAGGGAAAGCAGAGCCATATAAGTGGTTACCAGAATCATTGATAGAATTTCCTGACCGTTTTGCATTGGCCAAGCTATTTTCTGAAGCTGGACTAGAACACGTTGATCACTACGCATTAACTGGAGGTATTTGCGCTCTCCACATTGGACGCAAACCTAAAGCCTAACTAAAGGCGTAGGTAAAGACGTAGAAGGTGAATGACACCGTGGTTGTAACTGATTTATACGCTGATTTAGAATCGGATTTAACATATATTGAAGATCGTTTGCGCGATCAGCTTTGCTCTGTGCAACCTATTCTTGAAGATGCAGCTGTGCATTTACTTGAAGCAGGGGGCAAACGTTTACGACCAGTATTTGTGCTGTTGGCTGGGAAATTTGGCGCATATCGTATAGACTCCTTGGCGCAGGTTGCAGTGGGACTTGAGCTCATTCACATGGCTACTCTTGTACATGACGATGTGATTGACAATGCGGATACAAGGCGTGGAAATTCAACTGTCAAGGCTCATTTTGGTAATCGCGTAGCGATGTATACAGGAGATTTTATATTTGCACAAGCACTGTCCGTGTTATCTGAAATAAAAGATCCTCGGGCTCATCGCATTTTATCTGCAGCCATTGAACATATGTGTATTGGTGAAATTGAACAGATTCGCGATTTGTATTCTTTAGATCAAAATTTACGTATTTATTTGAAACGCATAAGACGTAAAACTGCTTTATTAATTGTAATGTCTTGTGCACTTGGTGCACTTGTTTCGCAGGCGGATTCTTCGATTGTTGCATCTTTAAGACGCTTTGGATATTATGCGGGTATGGCATTTCAAATAACGGATGATATTCTTGATTTCACAGCTTCTGCTGAACGTTTGGGGAAACCTGTTGGTGGAGATTTACGGCAAGGGAATATTACTATTCCTGTGCTTTTTGCTTTGCAAAATTCACAAACAAAAACTGATCTGGGTCATTTAATTTCACTCAATCAGACGTCTGAACAAGTTCTTGAGGCTATTGCCATTGTTAAGGATAGTGACGGAATTGTAAAAGCAAAAGCACTTGCTGATCGTTATCTCGATAAGGCCAATATGGCTTTATCTACTTTACCCGATATTCCTACGCGTGAATCATTGATAGAACTTGCAAGTTTTGTCGGGCAACGAGATCATTAGATTTTATTGAAGCCAAGGAAATATCATGCTTTTCATTGCGTATGTCTGTTCTATGCTGTTACAATAATAACCGTTATCTACACACATTAGACTTAAAAGAAATGAGGCTCATTATGGAACGTACATTTATTATGATTAAGCCAGATGGAGTACAACGCAGTTTGATTGGAGAGATTGTTTCACGTTTTGAAAAACGCGGGTTGAAGCTCGTTGGTGCAAAGCTTTTAGACGTTAACAAAGAATTAGCAGAGTCGCATTACGCTGAACATCGTGAGCGTCCGTTTTTTGGAGAACTTGTTAGTTTTATTACGTCGTCCCCTGTATTTGCAATGGTTTGGGAAGGTCCTAATGCTATCTCTATCGCACGTACAATGATGGGTAAGACCAACCCTGTTGATTCTATGCCTGGAACTATTCGTGGTGATTATGCAGTTAGTCTCGGTATGAATATCATTCATGGTAGCGACTCTTCGGAAAGCGCAGCACGTGAGATTGCTATGTGGTTTAATGAAGCAGATGTAATTTCATATGAAAAAACGATCGGATCTTGGGTGTAAGTAGTATCTATGTAATCAATATTAATAAATCAACAACATGATCGGTTCAGTCATTTATCCGATCATGTTGTTGTAACTTTTATAGCTATCAGCTAACACATTCGCATATCAAATAAGGATGCAGTCGACATGGATCATGATCGTAGTAGTAGTCTCGGGTACGATTGGTTTGTAGAACAATTTCGATCTACAACAGGTATAGATCTCTCTTTATATAAACGTGCACAAATGGAGCGACGTCTTTTTGCTCTTTGTACTAAACGTGGTTATCAGTCATTT carries:
- a CDS encoding heptaprenyl diphosphate synthase component 1 codes for the protein MGIDLDNLSRNEGLKYEEVQTFAEHMISHQVLNDASVLPTLSQLQLLLGATVLGESTIGLTVQKRLLTAMIMMYHGLCMHDSIKEGKPANEKRRQLAILGGDYLSSLFYRLLADAGLLEMVKIFAKAIIQINEAKMSLHSAVLNGTYNEMDYHRDLSVIHGALLHALCDAYAPFERIRLMIDLAISASIYDKELSRASFAGEKTLTNIILAQSATEDERIFIDTQLRSEVGDKRLSSLHSKYGTMKRVFHGFRGVMTQLEDVAIDLMGIDGWSRLEKFFTHANNGADHAPSVEGG
- a CDS encoding demethylmenaquinone methyltransferase, with protein sequence MADNHSHVRSEFVHDVFSQIAGRYDVMNSILSFNQHKLWRKFTMRKMNVRKGAKCLDLATGTADWAISLADTTGKEGHIVGLDFCQEMLDVGETKVKRRGLTDRIELIRGNAMDIPYQDSMFDYVTIGFGLRNMPDIPRVIGEMKRVVKPGGLVVCLELSKPTWPPFRALYYFYFYRILPFVGRLAVGKAEPYKWLPESLIEFPDRFALAKLFSEAGLEHVDHYALTGGICALHIGRKPKA
- a CDS encoding polyprenyl synthetase family protein; its protein translation is MNDTVVVTDLYADLESDLTYIEDRLRDQLCSVQPILEDAAVHLLEAGGKRLRPVFVLLAGKFGAYRIDSLAQVAVGLELIHMATLVHDDVIDNADTRRGNSTVKAHFGNRVAMYTGDFIFAQALSVLSEIKDPRAHRILSAAIEHMCIGEIEQIRDLYSLDQNLRIYLKRIRRKTALLIVMSCALGALVSQADSSIVASLRRFGYYAGMAFQITDDILDFTASAERLGKPVGGDLRQGNITIPVLFALQNSQTKTDLGHLISLNQTSEQVLEAIAIVKDSDGIVKAKALADRYLDKANMALSTLPDIPTRESLIELASFVGQRDH
- the ndk gene encoding nucleoside-diphosphate kinase, giving the protein MERTFIMIKPDGVQRSLIGEIVSRFEKRGLKLVGAKLLDVNKELAESHYAEHRERPFFGELVSFITSSPVFAMVWEGPNAISIARTMMGKTNPVDSMPGTIRGDYAVSLGMNIIHGSDSSESAAREIAMWFNEADVISYEKTIGSWV